A stretch of the Ostrea edulis chromosome 9, xbOstEdul1.1, whole genome shotgun sequence genome encodes the following:
- the LOC125658825 gene encoding uncharacterized protein LOC125658825, with protein MSCYVVLMLCSFVVTVSAQPPPVNANGCPSGFIPHGANCYFVSKTETNWAGAMGYCQSVGATLASVQNLDVQTFLTAQIKSHLVVSTIYLNTSNNYKYHYLVDSGIDVSGHSSFTFDVMACNDAHIALSRDKNDNAFTYEIVIGGWADSQSVIRDCKQCAHMDTAAHQDHPVSCTAFRSFWISWTNNIIKVGTGHDIGKNRFLIWNDTSPHDVNYVAVSTGFGSSGQWKFVRGTYMPGQFWLAGSDLALEQQWMWLPDEVMFDYTNWAPGEPDNLYNRQHCALMDSSRSYQWTDDDCEESRNFICQIEKNSK; from the exons ATGTCGTGCTACGTGGTGCTGATGTTGTGCTCGTTTGTTGTAACAGTATCTGCCCAGCCCCCACCAGTAAATGCAA ATGGTTGTCCTTCGGGCTTTATACCACACGGAGCCAACTGTTACTTTGTCTCTAAAACAGAAACCAACTGGGCCGGGGCAATG GGTTATTGCCAGTCTGTTGGCGCCACACTGGCGTCCGTGCAGAATCTGGACGTACAGACGTTTTTGACAGCACAGATTAAAAGTCATCTTGTTG TTTCCACCATATACCTAAACACAAGCAACAACTACAAGTATCATTATCTGGTTGATTCTGGAATCGATGTCTCGGGACACTCATCCTTCACCTTTGATGTCATGGCCTGCAATGATGCTCACATTGCACTATCACGTGACAAGAATGATAACGCATTCACGTATGAGATTGTCATTGGTGGATGGGCAGATTCACAATCAGTGATTCGAGACTGCAAGCAATGTGCACACATGGATACTGCTGCTCACCAAGACCATCCCGTCAGCTGCACAGCATTCCGCTCTTTTTGGATCAGTTGGACAAATAATATCATAAAGGTCGGAACAGGTCATGATATTGGTAAAAATAGGTTTCTTATCTGGAACGATACATCTCCTCATGATGTCAACTATGTTGCTGTCTCAACAGGGTTTGGTTCTTCAGGGCAATGGAAGTTTGTAAGAg GTACATACATGCCTGGACAATTCTGGCTGGCGGGTTCAGATTTAGCTTTGGAACAACAGTGGATGTGGCTACCAGATGAGGTTATGTTCGATTACACGAACTGGGCCCCGGGCGAGCCGGATAATCTCTACAACCGACAACACTGCGCCCTGATGGACAGTAGCCGCTCCTATCAGTGGACAGATGACGACTGTGAAGAAAGTCGGAACTTCATTTGTCAAATTGAGAAAAATAGCAAATAA
- the LOC125659495 gene encoding uncharacterized protein 5-like, translating to MVKMNLITNNIQYVIYLFMCSSITSILAQGDDTCPKGFLPHQNKCLTKPDEAKLNWPNALGKCQDLGGSLPNIYSAEKQTLLENFISSHYNASFLKVDLPSEYQYHYLDDYSTFIREEKHITFEFMGCNDAYLILSENRDDSVKSYEVLFGGWQNTLSVIRTCRQCQSLATASHSPLSCHTYRPFWVSWVNGTVRAGEGKDVGINTFMKWTDPTPHPVNFLGISSWKTAPTQWKFNKDPYNSTFWLAGTDLGHSTEWVWFPEGDYVGYTHWLPQEPNYFLPHHHCIQMSLHSGFKWATDNCMLKRNFICEIDNSLPINTFG from the exons ATggtgaaaatgaatttaattacaAACAATATTCAGTACGTCATATATCTATTCATGTGCAGCTCTATTACTTCCATCTTAGCCCAAGGCG ATGATACATGTCCAAAAGGGTTTCTGCCCCACCAAAATAAATGTCTGACTAAACCTGATGAAGCAAAATTAAATTGGCCGAACGCACTG gGAAAATGTCAAGATCTTGGAGGATCGCTTCCCAACATATACAGTGCGGAAAAACAAACACTTCTGGAAAATTTCATCTCAAGTCACTACAACG CTTCCTTTTTGAAAGTGGATCTACCGTCTGAATACCAATACCATTACTTGGACGACTACTCCACATTTATACGAGAAGAGAAGCACATAACATTTGAGTTTATGGGATGCAATGATGCTTATTTAATCCTCTCAGAAAACCGCGACGATTCTGTTAAGTCTTATGAAGTCCTCTTTGGTGGATGGCAGAACACCCTATCTGTCATAAGGACTTGTAGACAATGCCAGTCCTTGGCAACGGCGTCACACAGTCCGTTGTCATGCCATACATACAGACCGTTCTGGGTGAGCTGGGTAAATGGCACTGTCAGGGCTGGGGAGGGTAAAGATGTCGGAATAAACACTTTCATGAAGTGGACAGACCCGACGCCACATCCGGTCAACTTTTTGGGAATATCGTCTTGGAAAACTGCACCAACGCAATGGAAATTCAACAAag ATCCATATAACTCTACGTTTTGGCTTGCTGGTACGGATCTTGGACACAGTACGGAGTGGGTGTGGTTTCCTGAGGGTGATTATGTAGGATACACGCACTGGCTCCCGCAGGAACCCAACTATTTCTTGCCTCACCACCACTGTATTCAAATGTCACTTCATAGCGGCTTTAAATGGGCTACGGACAATTGCATGCTCAAACGGAATTTCATCTGTGAAATAGATAATTCATTACCTATCAATACATTTGGTTGA
- the LOC125673428 gene encoding uncharacterized protein LOC125673428: protein MKSRYALNLRIKVLCIVQSSLMWMSDASMPIMGQYKCRSSYDSKFSKADIRRQIKLFNVKYASSWIKHPKSAQSKFTTTMEELTASSFRRATGHFQQPLKFLIEAKCPFSARTMTIK, encoded by the exons ATGAAGAGCAG atatgccTTGAATCTGAGGATAAAGGTGTTGTGCATTGTGCAGTCATCATTAATGTGGATGTCTGATGCCAGTATGCCCATAATGGGGCAGTATAAGTGTCGATCTTCATATGACAGCAAATTTTCAAAGGCAG atataagaaggcaaataaaactgttcaatgtaaaatacGCCAGTAGTTGGATAAAACATCCAAAGTCGGCACAGTCAAAGTTCACAACAACAATGGAGGAATTAACTGCATCCTCATTCCGCAGGGCAACAGGCCATTTTCAGCAACCCCTGAAATTCTTAATTGAGGCTAAGTGCCCATTTTCAGCTcgaacaatgacaattaaatag
- the LOC125659496 gene encoding C3 and PZP-like alpha-2-macroglobulin domain-containing protein 8, producing MELNITNEYIYHYIEDLNAYIRQYNHVIFDVKACNDAHVILSEQHSDVNNSYEIVIGGWGNTKSVIRTCKQCQPRTSFIGNPLSCDSFKSFWISWENGAIRVGRGHIIGHGEFMKWTDPSSHLVNYVGISTWPGSSTEWKIPTDPLRGLFWLGGTDLYHDGEWQWFPEAEYFGYSNWLSGYPGKFRQHCSLISVYAGFKWITDSCMESRNFVCEIDKHRETVSSILG from the exons ATGGAGTTGAATATCAcgaatgaatatatataccaTTACATCGAAGATTTAAACGCTTATATCAGACAATACAACCACGTGATATTCGACGTCAAGGCATGTAACGACGCCCATGTCATTCTATCTGAACAACATAGTGACGTAAACAATTCCTATGAGATTGTGATTGGTGGGTGGGGTAATACCAAGTCTGTCATTCGAACTTGCAAGCAGTGTCAACCACGAACCAGCTTTATTGGTAACCCTTTATCGTGTGATTCATTTAAATCGTTCTGGATCAGCTGGGAGAATGGAGCAATACGAGTAGGTAGAGGCCACATTATAGGACATGGGGAATttatgaaatggactgatcCTTCATCTCATCTGGTGAATTATGTCGGTATATCCACCTGGCCTGGGTCCTCTACAGAATGGAAAATCCCCACAG ATCCACTTCGTGGTCTCTTTTGGCTTGGTGGAACAGACCTCTATCATGATGGTGAATGGCAATGGTTTCCGGAAGCAGAATATTTCGGCTACTCCAACTGGTTATCAGGCTATCCTGGAAAGTTCCGGCAACATTGCTCTCTTATTTCTGTCTATGCGGGATTCAAATGGATCACAGATTCCTGCATGGAATCAAGGAACTTTGTATGTGAAATTGACAAACACAGGGAAACAGTAAGCTCTATATTGGGATAA